TACCTCAGTTTCACTTGAACTCGACAATTCAATCTTTGCTTTTTCGGCAGCTTCTTTAAGTCGCTGCATTGCCATAGGATCTTTAGTCAAATCAATGTTGAAATCAGCTTTAAATTCTGAAGCCAGCCAATCAATGATCACGTGGTCAAAATCATCACCACCCAGGTGAGTATCTCCATTGGTTGATTTTACCTCAAAAACGCCATCACCCAGTTCGAGGATGGAAATATCGAACGTTCCCCCACCAAGATCGAATACGGCCACTTTAAGGTCTTCTTTTTTCTTATCCAACCCATACGCCAGCGCAGCAGCAGTTGGCTCGTTGATGATCCTTTTTACAATAAGTCCTGCAATTTCGCCGGCTTCTTTTGTTGCCTGGCGTTGTGAATCGCTAAAGTATGCCGGAACTGTGATCACAGCTTCTGTGACAGAAGTTCCCAGGTAATCTTCGGCGGTCTTTTTCATTTTCTGAAGCACCATCGCCGAAATTTCCTGTGGGGTATAGTTACGATCTTTAATTTTGACGCGTGGAGTGTTGTTTTCTCCTTTTACTACATCATAAGTTACACGGTTGATCTCTTTCTGCACCCTGTCGTGGGTTTCGCCCATGAATCGTTTAATTGAGTAAACAGTAAATTTTGGGTTGGTAATCGCCTGCCTTTTTGCAGGATCGCCAACCTTACGCTCTCCATTTTCGGTGAAGGCCACAATTGAAGGAGTAGTTCTGCGCCCCTCTGAATTGGGGATAACCACAGGTTCGTTACCTTCCATTACTGCAACACACGAATTGGTTGTTCCTAAGTCTATTCCGATTATTTTTCCCATTGTTAGTTTCTTTATATTAAAGTTTGATTAATTCAAAAATGATGTGCAGGGTGCATTGTCAATCTCTATGCCAGAGCAACACTTTATTAAGGATCACTGGTCCGAAAACTTAGACGTGTTCTTTCTAATAAAAAACTAGTGTTTTTAACGGTTTGATATTTAATTTGTTAATGAGTCAAAGTTGCCTGTTTTTGCTGTTAATAATTGCTGACAATTTCACCTGTCAAAAAGACAGAAATAATATTCCCCTGAAAAATTACAATATCAAACACCTGATGATTTTGAATGTGACTTAGTTATTCTAATGTTATTTTTGCGACCATTTTAAGGGGGGCAGGATCAGCCTCCTTCAATAATTCTACTTTTGTGAAAAACTGAAACCCTAAATTTTATGCCCTCAAAAATTAAAAAGTTATTTAACCGTACACCCTATCTTTTGTTTATCGGTATATCCATATTGCTGCTTTGGTCATGTGGAGCAGAGCAACAACCAGGTGACGCTGAATCTTTAAGAAATCAAATTTCCGAACATAAAAAGCAGGTCGGCGAACTCACCCGGAAAATTGTGGAATTGGAAGAACAACTCCGTCAAATGGGTGATAGTAGTGCTTTACGAAATCAAATTCCTGTGGAAGTTCATGCAATCACAAGCCTTCCCTTCAGTCATTTTATCAAGGTAAATGCTAATGTTGAAGCGGTTAAAGAAGCAACCATCAGTTCTGAAACGAACGGACAAATCAAGCATATCAATGTTCGAAAAGGGCAACGTGTCGGAGCCGGACAGGTTGTTGCCAGTCTCAACACATCTGTAATTGAAAGTGGGATCAAAGAAGTGGAAACTTCGGTTGAGTTGGCCAAAACGCTTTATGAGCGCCAGAAAAACCTGTGGGATCAAAAAATCGGAAGCGAAGTACAGTACCTGCAGGCAAAGAATAATTACGAAAGCCTTCAGACAAGACTCAAAACCTTACAGTCCCAACTCGAATTGTCGGTGATCCGGGCGCCATTTGACGGTGTTGTTGACGAGATTTTTACCAAAGAGGGTGAATTGGCCCTGCCAGGGCTGCCCTTGATGCAGATTCTAAATTTGTCAACCCTTTATGTGAATGCTGATATTTCGGAGTCATACCTCCCGGTGATCAGGCCGAATGACGAAGTTGTTCTACGGTTTCCGGCATATCCTGATTTTGAAAAAAAAGTAAAAATTCACCGAATTGGTAATGTTATCAATCCTGAAAACCGGACTTTCCGTTTGCAGG
The window above is part of the Bacteroidales bacterium genome. Proteins encoded here:
- a CDS encoding efflux RND transporter periplasmic adaptor subunit, translating into MPSKIKKLFNRTPYLLFIGISILLLWSCGAEQQPGDAESLRNQISEHKKQVGELTRKIVELEEQLRQMGDSSALRNQIPVEVHAITSLPFSHFIKVNANVEAVKEATISSETNGQIKHINVRKGQRVGAGQVVASLNTSVIESGIKEVETSVELAKTLYERQKNLWDQKIGSEVQYLQAKNNYESLQTRLKTLQSQLELSVIRAPFDGVVDEIFTKEGELALPGLPLMQILNLSTLYVNADISESYLPVIRPNDEVVLRFPAYPDFEKKVKIHRIGNVINPENRTFRLQVLVPNIDDRFKPNMVATISFKAFATDSAMVVPSILIKQDIQGHFVFVARKNGNGEFYARKVYLERGLDSEGKTMIIDGLEIGDLVITQGQNQVTEGIPVLIQNEPLTQIP